The Erythrobacter insulae genome window below encodes:
- a CDS encoding 16S rRNA (uracil(1498)-N(3))-methyltransferase yields MPATPSWPPRSAPRLFVEDALCEGQVLTLDGPRAHYLGKVMRVREGDAIILCDDKTGEWAARVGQVDKRRVDVTVAERLRPRESVPDLWLCPALLKKDRFDMVLEKSTELGVGRIAPVLTRRCVADKLNMDRARTLTIEAAEQCARTALPELCEPAKLDALLREWPSERALFFADEMGGDPVADAFCDHEGPAAILIGPEGGFDDAEREAIKAHPSARAVSLGPRILRGETAAIAALSVWMAKAGDWLDQE; encoded by the coding sequence ATGCCCGCCACTCCATCATGGCCCCCGCGCAGCGCACCGCGGCTTTTCGTCGAGGATGCACTTTGTGAAGGACAAGTTCTGACACTGGACGGTCCGCGCGCGCATTATCTGGGCAAGGTCATGCGGGTGCGCGAAGGTGACGCGATCATTTTGTGCGACGACAAGACCGGCGAATGGGCCGCGCGTGTGGGTCAGGTGGATAAACGCCGCGTCGATGTTACCGTGGCCGAACGGCTGCGACCTCGCGAAAGTGTGCCTGATCTGTGGCTATGTCCTGCGCTGCTTAAAAAAGATCGCTTCGATATGGTGCTGGAAAAATCAACAGAACTTGGCGTCGGCCGGATCGCTCCGGTGCTGACCCGGCGATGCGTGGCGGACAAACTGAATATGGACCGGGCCCGCACACTCACGATTGAAGCCGCAGAGCAATGCGCGCGCACCGCGCTGCCTGAACTTTGCGAACCGGCAAAACTGGATGCTCTGCTGCGCGAATGGCCGAGCGAGCGCGCTTTATTCTTTGCCGATGAAATGGGCGGTGATCCGGTGGCGGATGCGTTTTGTGACCATGAAGGCCCCGCAGCGATCCTGATCGGGCCTGAGGGCGGTTTTGACGATGCAGAACGCGAGGCGATCAAAGCCCATCCATCGGCGCGCGCCGTATCGCTGGGCCCGCGCATCCTGCGCGGCGAAACAGCGGCGATTGCGGCGCTTTCTGTATGGATGGCCAAGGCCGGCGACTGGCTTGACCAGGAATGA
- the soxR gene encoding redox-sensitive transcriptional activator SoxR — protein MAKTLRKTDLIAIGEMARRTGLSVSAIRFYEDKKLVEPVRTGGNQRRFLRSDIRRVSFIRIAQQLGLTLGEIEAEFAKLPHGRTPTARDWQSISKGIRGVLDAKIAELQRTRDALDGCIGCGCLSLKTCAIYNDNDHLAAKGPGPRQLILD, from the coding sequence ATGGCCAAAACGCTGCGAAAAACCGATCTGATCGCCATTGGTGAAATGGCGCGGCGCACTGGCCTTTCGGTGTCGGCAATCCGGTTTTACGAAGACAAGAAACTGGTCGAGCCGGTGCGCACGGGCGGCAATCAACGCCGCTTTTTGCGCTCCGATATCCGCCGCGTCAGCTTTATCCGTATCGCTCAGCAGCTTGGCCTGACGCTTGGCGAGATTGAAGCCGAATTTGCCAAGCTGCCCCATGGGCGCACGCCCACCGCGCGCGATTGGCAAAGCATTAGCAAGGGCATCCGGGGTGTGCTGGATGCCAAGATAGCGGAATTACAGCGGACCCGCGACGCTTTGGACGGATGCATTGGCTGCGGCTGTTTAAGCCTGAAGACATGCGCAATCTATAACGATAATGACCATTTGGCCGCTAAAGGCCCCGGTCCCCGTCAGCTTATCCTGGATTAA
- a CDS encoding sterol desaturase family protein, with translation MTNLVSAPEQTATFAAALDRVGEHFLKVIWFDGGRYLIAAGVLTLFLLVFKTWATNRRIQRAKKASAADYRREVLSSGRTILVFAVTTLATLVGREMGVINFHLDNPALLTIAWQFALMVLVHDAYFYWLHRGMHSKALFKTTHMHHHKSRTPTPWTAYSFASTEAFLEAAYVPLFLLITSQLGMSYAGYAILFFLWHQIIRNVMAHAGSELFPAGWVDHPLTSWISTTTHHDLHHSSGHNYGFYFTWWDKMMGTEHPRYKEEFRKNAKPLIMFGRPVASADTAARENA, from the coding sequence GTGACGAATTTAGTGTCAGCACCAGAACAGACTGCAACATTTGCAGCCGCACTTGACCGTGTGGGCGAACACTTCTTGAAGGTGATCTGGTTTGATGGCGGGCGCTATCTGATCGCGGCGGGCGTGCTCACGCTATTCCTGCTGGTGTTCAAAACATGGGCGACCAACCGCCGCATCCAGCGCGCGAAAAAGGCAAGCGCTGCGGATTATCGCCGCGAGGTGCTATCTTCAGGGCGCACCATACTGGTGTTTGCAGTGACAACTCTCGCGACGCTGGTCGGGCGCGAAATGGGTGTAATCAACTTTCACCTCGATAATCCGGCATTGCTTACGATTGCATGGCAGTTTGCCCTGATGGTTCTGGTGCATGATGCCTATTTCTATTGGCTTCACCGCGGCATGCATTCCAAGGCGTTGTTCAAGACAACACACATGCATCACCACAAATCGCGCACGCCCACCCCGTGGACAGCCTACAGCTTCGCCAGCACGGAGGCGTTTCTGGAGGCGGCCTATGTGCCATTATTCCTGCTGATTACGAGCCAGCTGGGCATGTCCTATGCAGGCTATGCGATCCTGTTCTTCCTGTGGCACCAGATCATCCGCAACGTGATGGCCCATGCTGGCAGCGAGCTCTTTCCAGCGGGCTGGGTCGATCACCCACTCACCAGCTGGATCAGCACCACGACCCATCACGATCTGCATCATTCCTCGGGCCACAATTACGGGTTCTATTTCACGTGGTGGGACAAGATGATGGGCACCGAACATCCGCGTTACAAAGAAGAGTTTCGTAAGAACGCAAAGCCGCTGATCATGTTTGGTCGTCCGGTTGCATCTGCAGATACAGCCGCCCGCGAAAACGCGTAA
- a CDS encoding CHAT domain-containing protein produces MKIKFLAVVLSALFVCTLPPAASAQTLAEIEAKFAADAAQHRRDLDDLYSLRGLSSPKMEDPTVQDIAKYLATQRADNSPGYPAGTAVLFYAHKGDRLAIYLMDTSGILAHHISAVSQLDLRDAAGMYRLEMDVDGIDRSRAPVWQGEDIPAPTFKISTSEHDWESQISDILLPQPIRAKLRDVRHLVVVANGVIATNPFAAFPLNGDELLIDRMSVTVSAGLFDLDQMIRPWGGLKEYNDILLVGDPLVPATPDWSVPRLPGAVKETQLLASRTNTKALIGEYATKVAVVDRMESARMLYFAAHGLSDPRAPLTGGFLMLSGPTPDAAFLTAGEVQRMDLSASIAVLSACQSGLGMEHDGGVIGLARSFQKAGVPRVVMSLWSVSDEATVYLMDRFQLAAMVHMPAEALRLAMLDTRKKYPDPALWAPFTLFGTPR; encoded by the coding sequence GTGAAGATCAAATTTCTTGCGGTAGTTCTATCCGCGCTATTTGTTTGCACTCTCCCCCCGGCTGCCTCGGCGCAGACACTTGCCGAGATTGAAGCCAAATTCGCAGCCGACGCAGCCCAGCACCGGCGCGATCTGGATGATCTTTATTCGCTGCGCGGCCTTTCGTCACCCAAGATGGAAGACCCTACGGTTCAGGACATAGCGAAGTATCTGGCGACACAGCGCGCTGATAACAGCCCCGGCTATCCCGCAGGCACAGCGGTTCTGTTCTATGCGCATAAGGGGGACCGTCTGGCGATCTATCTGATGGATACCTCGGGTATACTGGCACACCATATCTCCGCGGTTTCTCAGCTTGATCTGCGCGATGCCGCAGGGATGTACCGGCTCGAAATGGATGTGGACGGGATTGATCGAAGCCGCGCGCCGGTCTGGCAAGGCGAGGACATCCCAGCACCAACCTTCAAAATCTCGACCAGCGAGCATGATTGGGAAAGCCAAATTTCCGATATCCTGCTGCCCCAACCGATCCGCGCAAAATTGCGCGATGTCCGGCATCTGGTGGTCGTGGCCAATGGTGTGATCGCAACCAATCCGTTCGCGGCCTTTCCCCTGAACGGTGACGAACTGCTCATCGACAGGATGAGTGTTACGGTATCGGCTGGGCTGTTCGATCTGGACCAGATGATCCGGCCCTGGGGCGGTCTGAAGGAATATAATGATATCTTGCTGGTTGGTGATCCGTTGGTTCCGGCCACACCTGATTGGAGCGTGCCTCGCCTGCCCGGCGCAGTGAAGGAGACACAGCTCCTCGCCAGCCGCACCAATACCAAAGCACTGATCGGTGAATACGCAACCAAGGTGGCGGTGGTGGACCGTATGGAAAGCGCACGGATGCTCTATTTCGCGGCGCATGGCCTGTCCGATCCGCGCGCGCCGTTGACAGGCGGGTTTTTGATGCTGTCCGGCCCCACTCCCGATGCCGCATTCTTGACCGCAGGCGAAGTCCAGAGGATGGATTTGAGCGCCAGCATCGCTGTGCTGAGCGCGTGTCAGAGCGGCCTTGGTATGGAGCATGATGGAGGCGTGATCGGGCTGGCCCGTTCATTCCAGAAAGCGGGCGTACCGCGTGTGGTGATGAGCCTTTGGAGTGTCAGCGACGAGGCGACCGTTTATCTGATGGACCGGTTCCAACTTGCCGCGATGGTACATATGCCCGCCGAAGCCCTGCGCCTCGCCATGCTGGACACGCGCAAAAAATATCCCGATCCCGCGTTGTGGGCGCCGTTCACACTGTTCGGGACTCCTCGGTAG
- a CDS encoding VOC family protein — MPTGTLEHANISVTQPERSAELFKQMLGWEERWRGPSQKYGWSLHVGDPGNGQTYLALYTGDHVTGDFSKGRPLNHVAFVVDDLDAAEMVVTAAGLKPFGHDHYDPGRRFYFFDWDGIEFEVVSYDEAAS, encoded by the coding sequence ATGCCCACAGGCACTCTCGAACACGCCAATATCTCCGTAACCCAGCCCGAACGCAGCGCGGAGTTGTTCAAACAAATGCTGGGCTGGGAAGAACGCTGGCGCGGGCCAAGCCAGAAATACGGTTGGAGCCTGCATGTCGGCGATCCCGGCAACGGGCAGACATACCTTGCGCTTTACACCGGTGATCACGTGACCGGCGATTTTTCCAAAGGCCGGCCTCTCAACCATGTTGCCTTTGTTGTTGATGATCTGGACGCGGCCGAAATGGTGGTCACCGCCGCTGGCCTCAAACCGTTCGGCCATGATCATTATGACCCTGGCAGGCGGTTCTATTTCTTTGACTGGGACGGGATCGAATTCGAAGTCGTCAGCTATGATGAGGCGGCATCATGA
- a CDS encoding methyltransferase family protein: MSANIQPGAAAFKSEPPKSDVSAGVGLAGLFGLFGWIAFCRAFPLIAETFGFSGAFSAERGVLSGPYAALASMLFTAGPMAMWSLVVDRVHLRPSTGIDWSLKRSVAEVLPVSVVKIAGIWATFAVLAGLYALGRWYWDGSYLFAMEVLSVAVVPLIVLAVPYIIWLDRFMVDPKDSTWHFGAMLIGREEWDAEAIKKHWRAWIIKGFFGAFMISILPGGFAFVVEANLDLIARNPVELGMLLISLLFVIDVQIGTVGYLFTLRPLDAHIRSGNPFLAGWLAALLCYPPFVWGLIGNNSQVLSYESNVASWGHWLAGNEALLWAWAAWLVFLTAMYAWATVAFGIRFSNLTYRGVLTNGPYRYTRHPAYLSKNLYWWCSVMPFLVTSGSPADVIRNTFFLLMVNAIYYWRARTEEAHLLGEDPKYREYYDWMEHNGLITAPFARLKRRVLDRIDRRDTGAGKAAPEPAE; this comes from the coding sequence ATGAGCGCAAACATTCAACCCGGCGCGGCAGCTTTCAAAAGCGAGCCGCCGAAAAGCGACGTATCGGCAGGCGTAGGCCTTGCCGGATTGTTTGGCCTGTTTGGCTGGATCGCGTTTTGCCGGGCATTTCCCTTAATCGCCGAAACCTTCGGGTTTTCAGGGGCTTTTTCGGCAGAGCGCGGAGTGCTCTCCGGCCCTTATGCGGCGCTTGCCTCCATGCTGTTTACAGCTGGTCCGATGGCGATGTGGTCGTTGGTGGTGGACCGTGTGCATTTGCGCCCGTCGACCGGTATCGACTGGAGCCTAAAGCGCAGCGTCGCCGAAGTCTTGCCGGTTTCCGTTGTCAAAATTGCGGGCATCTGGGCAACCTTTGCGGTTCTTGCTGGCCTTTACGCGCTTGGCCGGTGGTACTGGGACGGATCATATCTGTTTGCGATGGAGGTCTTGTCTGTCGCAGTGGTGCCGTTGATTGTGCTCGCGGTGCCTTACATCATCTGGCTTGACCGGTTCATGGTCGATCCCAAAGATTCGACCTGGCATTTTGGAGCGATGTTGATCGGGCGCGAAGAATGGGACGCCGAAGCGATCAAGAAACACTGGCGCGCATGGATCATTAAAGGGTTCTTTGGCGCATTTATGATCTCGATCCTGCCGGGCGGTTTCGCTTTTGTGGTCGAGGCCAATCTTGATTTGATTGCGCGCAACCCGGTTGAGCTCGGGATGCTCCTGATCTCGCTTTTGTTTGTGATCGACGTGCAGATTGGAACCGTAGGCTATCTGTTCACGCTGCGCCCGCTGGATGCGCATATCCGGTCGGGCAATCCATTCTTGGCGGGGTGGCTGGCTGCGCTGTTGTGTTATCCGCCATTTGTCTGGGGCCTCATCGGCAATAACAGCCAAGTGCTAAGCTATGAAAGCAATGTTGCGAGCTGGGGGCATTGGCTGGCAGGCAACGAAGCGCTGCTATGGGCGTGGGCGGCATGGCTCGTATTTCTTACTGCAATGTATGCTTGGGCCACGGTTGCGTTTGGCATCCGCTTTTCAAATCTGACCTATCGCGGGGTGTTGACCAACGGACCGTACCGCTACACGCGGCACCCGGCCTATCTGTCAAAAAACCTCTATTGGTGGTGCTCTGTCATGCCGTTTCTGGTGACCAGCGGATCACCGGCTGACGTGATCCGTAACACGTTCTTTTTGTTGATGGTCAACGCGATTTATTACTGGCGCGCTCGCACCGAAGAGGCCCACCTTTTGGGCGAAGATCCAAAGTACCGCGAATATTACGACTGGATGGAGCATAACGGATTGATCACTGCGCCGTTTGCCCGGTTAAAACGCCGCGTTCTTGACCGGATAGACCGCCGGGATACAGGCGCCGGCAAAGCTGCACCCGAACCCGCTGAATAA
- a CDS encoding putative quinol monooxygenase produces MLMVIGKATLGEAGKDAALDAFKTMIEASRAEQGCIDYAYALDVIDPSVMHITEKWTDEAALAEHFQTPHMAAFRSALGDLDVQIIDVKKFRTDEGAPLL; encoded by the coding sequence ATGCTGATGGTAATTGGAAAAGCGACGCTGGGCGAGGCGGGCAAGGATGCAGCCCTCGATGCTTTCAAAACCATGATCGAAGCCTCTCGCGCAGAACAAGGCTGCATTGATTATGCCTATGCGCTCGATGTGATTGATCCCTCGGTCATGCACATTACCGAAAAGTGGACGGATGAGGCCGCATTGGCCGAACATTTTCAAACCCCGCATATGGCGGCATTTCGATCGGCGCTGGGCGATCTCGATGTGCAGATCATCGACGTGAAGAAATTCCGGACCGACGAAGGCGCGCCGCTTTTATAG
- a CDS encoding glutamate--cysteine ligase — translation MSTREVSDGNEPVIEGIEQLVAPMIGGEKPESDWRIGTEHEKFVYKREDRHAPSYDEPDGIRDILVEMQEYGWQPVEENGNIIALKGADGAISLEPAGQLELSGAPLENLHQTCAETGRHLEQVKTIGERCGVGYLGLGMWPDKTREELPIMPKGRYGIMLKHMPKVGNLGLDMMLRTCTIQVNLDYSSEADMVKKFRVGLALQPLATALFANSPFTEGKPNGYLSYRSHIWSDTDPHRTGMLPFVFEDGFGYERWAEYMLDVPMYFVFRDGKYIDAAGLSFRDFMDGNLSVLPGERPTSSDWWDHLSTAFPEVRLKSFLEMRGADGGPWSRICALPAFWVGLLYDQGALDAAWNLVKDWSMEERERLRNEVPRLALDTKLPGGKGTMQDLGREVLAIAHKGLAARARLNASGDNETGYLETLDEIVSTGKVPAQRLLDAYHGEWGGDVTRVYKYSF, via the coding sequence ATGAGCACAAGAGAAGTATCCGACGGCAATGAACCCGTAATCGAAGGCATCGAGCAGCTCGTTGCCCCCATGATTGGCGGCGAAAAACCCGAATCCGATTGGCGCATCGGCACAGAGCACGAAAAGTTCGTCTATAAACGCGAAGACCGCCATGCGCCGTCGTATGACGAGCCAGACGGCATTCGTGATATTCTCGTCGAAATGCAGGAATATGGCTGGCAGCCGGTCGAAGAGAACGGCAACATCATCGCCCTGAAAGGCGCGGATGGCGCGATCAGCCTTGAACCGGCTGGTCAGCTTGAATTGTCAGGTGCCCCGCTTGAAAACCTGCACCAGACCTGCGCAGAAACGGGCCGCCATCTCGAGCAGGTAAAGACCATCGGTGAACGCTGCGGGGTCGGCTATCTTGGATTGGGCATGTGGCCTGACAAGACGCGCGAAGAGCTGCCGATTATGCCTAAAGGGCGGTATGGCATTATGCTCAAACATATGCCGAAGGTCGGCAATTTGGGCCTTGATATGATGCTGCGCACCTGCACCATTCAGGTCAATCTGGATTATTCATCCGAAGCCGACATGGTGAAGAAATTCCGCGTTGGCCTCGCGCTGCAACCGCTCGCGACTGCGTTGTTTGCAAACTCCCCGTTTACCGAGGGCAAACCCAACGGTTACCTATCCTATCGCAGCCATATCTGGTCGGACACCGATCCGCATCGCACCGGAATGCTGCCATTTGTATTCGAGGACGGCTTTGGATACGAACGCTGGGCCGAATACATGCTCGATGTGCCGATGTATTTCGTGTTTCGCGATGGCAAATATATTGATGCGGCGGGCTTGAGCTTTCGCGATTTTATGGACGGCAATCTTTCTGTACTGCCGGGCGAGCGGCCAACCTCCAGTGATTGGTGGGATCACCTTTCGACTGCTTTTCCCGAAGTGCGTCTGAAAAGTTTCCTCGAAATGCGCGGGGCAGATGGTGGCCCGTGGAGCCGCATTTGCGCCCTGCCGGCATTTTGGGTCGGCTTATTGTATGATCAAGGCGCGCTGGATGCCGCATGGAACCTGGTCAAAGACTGGTCGATGGAAGAGCGCGAACGGCTCCGCAATGAAGTGCCACGTCTGGCGCTCGACACGAAACTGCCCGGCGGTAAAGGCACGATGCAGGATCTTGGCCGCGAAGTCTTGGCCATCGCCCACAAAGGGCTTGCCGCCAGAGCGCGCCTGAACGCCAGCGGCGACAATGAAACCGGCTATCTCGAAACGCTCGACGAAATCGTCAGCACCGGCAAAGTACCGGCGCAGCGCCTGTTAGACGCATATCATGGCGAATGGGGCGGCGATGTAACGCGGGTCTACAAATATTCGTTTTAG
- a CDS encoding AraC family transcriptional regulator, with translation MIENWVFLVRVMTIGSGLTLIAMVVASEVRLAIRVPLIGMLIGVIGYLLNSTPLMTSNGPMDPWIDLVSLSSPFWIWLFARRLFEREPEQRVMLGAAAAMLLGWFLSNFVPVTGLTGFILLHLVALALIADLVRVGIFERVDDLVEQRRIVRLWLPLLVAAQAGQILIVELLELFSDVDSGYPPASLFNSVIILLIMLFAALALFRTQPDLLPSEEEQGTPPEDLPQPLDLTPSEQVLHDKLKAAMSQGAYRELGLTITVLADHLDTPEHRLRALINRRLGHRNFSAFLNRHRIAEAREKLSSPDDVDLPVLTIAMDLGYNSLPTFNRAFRSETGTTPSEFRRLAFSDSEEVWADTAGQN, from the coding sequence ATGATCGAAAACTGGGTCTTTCTGGTCAGAGTGATGACCATCGGCAGCGGCCTGACGCTGATTGCGATGGTCGTCGCCAGCGAAGTGCGGCTGGCGATCAGAGTGCCGTTGATCGGTATGCTGATTGGCGTGATCGGGTACCTGTTGAATTCAACCCCGCTGATGACATCGAATGGGCCAATGGACCCGTGGATCGATCTGGTCTCGCTTTCGTCTCCATTCTGGATCTGGCTGTTTGCCCGCCGTCTGTTTGAGCGCGAACCGGAACAGCGAGTTATGCTGGGCGCGGCTGCGGCGATGCTGCTTGGGTGGTTTTTGTCCAATTTCGTGCCCGTCACAGGGCTTACGGGCTTTATCTTGCTGCATCTGGTTGCGCTTGCCCTGATCGCTGATCTGGTTCGGGTGGGCATTTTCGAACGCGTAGATGATCTGGTCGAACAGCGCCGCATCGTGCGATTGTGGCTACCGTTGCTTGTTGCGGCGCAGGCCGGTCAAATCCTGATCGTGGAATTGCTTGAATTGTTTTCGGATGTAGACAGCGGGTATCCGCCTGCTTCGTTGTTTAATTCGGTAATTATTCTGCTGATCATGCTGTTCGCCGCGCTTGCCCTGTTTCGCACGCAGCCCGATCTGCTACCCTCCGAAGAGGAACAAGGCACCCCGCCAGAGGATCTGCCGCAGCCGCTTGACCTGACACCGTCAGAACAGGTGCTGCATGACAAATTAAAAGCCGCGATGTCACAAGGCGCGTATCGCGAGCTTGGGCTGACTATTACGGTTCTTGCAGACCATCTCGATACGCCCGAGCACCGATTGCGCGCGCTTATCAATCGCCGCCTCGGTCACCGCAATTTCTCGGCGTTCCTTAACCGGCACCGCATTGCCGAAGCACGCGAAAAACTGTCCAGCCCAGACGATGTCGATCTGCCGGTGCTGACCATTGCGATGGATTTGGGTTACAATTCGCTGCCGACATTTAATCGGGCATTCCGCTCTGAAACAGGCACAACTCCCAGCGAATTCAGACGTTTGGCCTTTTCCGATAGCGAGGAGGTCTGGGCAGACACCGCTGGTCAAAACTGA
- the ubiA gene encoding 4-hydroxybenzoate octaprenyltransferase: protein MNDQVVPDSEHRGIVERLPQLPRDLAQLARFDRPIGWWLLFWPCVFGVWLTGAGWQLPLLGWLLLGAIAMRGAGCVYNDIVDADLDKKVARTAARPVASGRVSKKLAWGWLFVLCLIGLIVLLQLRLEAQIVALASLALVAAYPFMKRITWWPQAWLGMVFNWGVLVGWTQLRWDNWDVLACIYAGCICWVIGFDTIYALQDREDDALVGIKSSALRMGDKVHAGVGAFYAATIGLWGLGIWLYRPDWLALAALVPAALHLLWQVSTLDAEDPANPLARFRSNRWAGALMAAACFVVGNA, encoded by the coding sequence ATGAATGACCAAGTCGTCCCAGACAGCGAACATCGCGGGATTGTAGAACGCCTGCCGCAATTGCCGCGCGATCTTGCGCAGCTGGCGCGGTTTGACCGGCCAATCGGCTGGTGGCTGCTATTTTGGCCCTGCGTCTTCGGCGTCTGGCTGACAGGGGCTGGTTGGCAGCTGCCGCTGCTGGGCTGGCTATTGCTCGGCGCGATAGCGATGCGGGGGGCAGGGTGCGTCTACAACGATATCGTGGATGCCGACCTCGATAAAAAAGTCGCGCGTACGGCCGCGCGCCCTGTTGCCAGCGGTAGAGTATCGAAAAAGCTCGCATGGGGATGGCTGTTTGTTCTGTGCCTGATTGGTTTGATCGTGCTGCTGCAATTGCGGCTGGAGGCTCAGATCGTGGCGCTCGCGAGCCTTGCTCTTGTCGCCGCCTATCCGTTTATGAAGCGCATTACATGGTGGCCTCAGGCGTGGCTTGGCATGGTGTTTAACTGGGGTGTGCTGGTCGGGTGGACACAGCTGCGCTGGGACAATTGGGATGTGCTTGCCTGTATCTATGCGGGCTGCATCTGCTGGGTGATCGGTTTTGATACGATCTATGCCTTGCAAGACCGAGAGGACGATGCGCTGGTCGGGATCAAATCCTCGGCGCTGCGGATGGGTGATAAAGTTCACGCAGGTGTGGGCGCGTTTTATGCGGCCACGATCGGGCTGTGGGGGCTGGGCATATGGCTGTACCGGCCAGATTGGCTGGCGCTTGCCGCGCTTGTGCCTGCGGCGCTGCATTTGCTGTGGCAGGTTTCCACGCTTGATGCAGAAGATCCCGCCAATCCGCTTGCCCGGTTCCGGTCCAACCGATGGGCCGGCGCGCTGATGGCGGCGGCGTGTTTTGTGGTTGGCAATGCGTGA
- a CDS encoding SixA phosphatase family protein produces the protein MTKILGLLRHAKSDWDDTAQRDFDRTLNDRGRLGAETIGNHIREHGIAWDMLIASPAARVVATLDGALPELEAIFDKRLYLASSDTILETVEAHAMARDEEPDTVLIAAHNPGLQEVLLDLVSPARENDLFKEASVKFPTATFAVLKCDIESWADLKNYCATLVHFARPRDLNPDLGPQF, from the coding sequence GTGACGAAAATTCTCGGACTTTTGCGTCACGCCAAATCCGATTGGGATGACACCGCGCAGCGCGATTTTGACCGGACTCTGAATGATCGCGGGCGGCTTGGCGCGGAAACGATTGGCAATCACATCCGCGAGCACGGCATCGCCTGGGACATGCTCATCGCCAGCCCAGCCGCACGGGTCGTCGCCACGTTGGACGGTGCCCTGCCCGAGCTCGAAGCAATTTTTGACAAACGGCTTTACCTTGCAAGCTCGGACACAATCCTCGAAACGGTTGAGGCGCATGCAATGGCCCGCGATGAAGAGCCGGACACGGTCCTGATCGCAGCGCACAATCCCGGACTACAAGAAGTGCTGCTGGATCTGGTTTCTCCAGCGCGTGAGAATGACCTTTTCAAAGAGGCATCGGTCAAATTTCCAACCGCCACTTTTGCAGTTTTGAAATGCGACATCGAAAGCTGGGCTGATTTGAAAAATTATTGCGCGACACTGGTCCATTTCGCCCGTCCGCGCGACCTCAACCCTGATCTGGGTCCGCAGTTTTAA
- a CDS encoding SOS response-associated peptidase: protein MCNLYRMTKGKDEVAQWFDAVDALGGANFGEEVYPGYPGLVVTGGELKQMTWGFPLVMKGKSGQPLKPKPVNNCRMDKLDSFFWRYSFEERRCLIPITAWAEAQGPKGSKTRTWISRPDAELFACAGVWRESDEFGLCYSMVMTDSAGSAAQDVHSRMPVLLKSDDYAGWVSGSPEDARALCVAWAGELTINCTDQPWVKGKATQKNLL from the coding sequence ATGTGCAACCTCTACCGCATGACCAAAGGCAAAGACGAAGTCGCCCAGTGGTTTGACGCGGTAGACGCGCTGGGCGGTGCGAATTTCGGTGAAGAGGTGTATCCCGGCTATCCGGGTCTTGTTGTGACAGGCGGTGAGCTTAAACAGATGACTTGGGGCTTTCCGCTGGTGATGAAAGGCAAAAGCGGCCAGCCGCTCAAGCCTAAGCCGGTCAACAATTGCCGCATGGACAAACTCGACAGTTTCTTTTGGCGATATTCTTTTGAAGAGCGGCGCTGTCTCATTCCGATCACCGCCTGGGCAGAGGCGCAGGGGCCAAAAGGCAGCAAAACCCGTACATGGATTTCACGGCCTGATGCAGAACTGTTTGCGTGCGCAGGCGTGTGGCGGGAAAGCGATGAGTTTGGCCTGTGTTATTCCATGGTTATGACCGACAGCGCCGGATCGGCGGCGCAGGACGTGCACAGCCGAATGCCGGTGCTGCTAAAGTCTGACGATTATGCCGGTTGGGTTTCCGGCTCGCCCGAAGATGCACGGGCGCTGTGCGTCGCTTGGGCGGGCGAGTTGACGATAAACTGTACCGACCAGCCTTGGGTAAAAGGCAAGGCGACGCAGAAAAACCTGCTGTAG